The Halofilum ochraceum genome includes a region encoding these proteins:
- a CDS encoding DUF4340 domain-containing protein: MSGRTLAALALLTVLAVAAAWYVRQPVPEPAADTAGDHFMPGLADRLPSVTGVRARIAGGKLLADVVRDGDIWRVRNRDGYPADPGTLRGTLIALSEARRQDAKTDRPEGWDRLGLQPIEEADAGGVELTLEGLDPAPRVIIGETAGADTGGTYLRRLDGDDGRAWLVSERIERPAEIGDWLDDRLTEIPIQRMRSVEIVARDGEPVRVAREQPRSRNFEIANRPEGRRPLSNSIARSVVRIVSDLRLTDVHPAPAVDLPPRLAEARFETLDGLRIVIEAFAAERGTGPRYIRLRAEAAAGSGDPVRQQVDTLNARFDGWLYAIPEYKFVNMTHTLESVLEDPR, translated from the coding sequence GTGAGCGGACGTACGCTCGCTGCCCTGGCACTCCTGACCGTACTCGCCGTGGCTGCGGCATGGTACGTGCGTCAGCCGGTGCCGGAGCCCGCCGCGGATACCGCCGGTGATCACTTCATGCCCGGTCTGGCGGATCGTCTCCCGTCGGTGACGGGCGTCCGCGCCCGGATCGCGGGAGGGAAGCTCCTCGCGGACGTCGTGCGCGACGGCGATATCTGGCGTGTGCGCAACCGCGACGGTTATCCGGCGGACCCCGGCACATTGCGGGGCACGTTGATCGCGCTGTCCGAGGCGCGACGGCAGGATGCGAAAACGGATCGCCCGGAAGGCTGGGATCGGCTGGGACTGCAGCCGATCGAGGAAGCCGATGCCGGCGGGGTCGAGCTGACGCTCGAGGGGCTGGATCCGGCGCCGCGCGTCATCATCGGCGAGACGGCGGGCGCTGATACCGGGGGGACATACCTGCGCCGCTTGGACGGCGACGATGGGCGCGCGTGGCTGGTCTCGGAACGGATTGAAAGGCCCGCGGAGATCGGTGACTGGCTCGATGACCGCCTGACGGAAATCCCGATCCAGCGGATGCGCTCGGTCGAGATCGTTGCGCGCGATGGTGAACCGGTCCGGGTCGCGCGCGAGCAACCACGGTCCCGGAACTTCGAGATCGCCAACCGGCCCGAAGGTCGCCGCCCGCTGTCCAACAGTATCGCCCGCTCGGTCGTGCGGATCGTCTCCGATCTGCGCCTGACGGACGTGCATCCGGCCCCTGCGGTCGATCTGCCTCCCCGCCTGGCCGAGGCCCGGTTCGAGACGCTGGACGGTCTGCGGATCGTGATCGAAGCGTTTGCCGCCGAGCGCGGAACGGGCCCGCGTTATATCCGCCTCCGCGCGGAGGCGGCAGCGGGTTCGGGCGATCCGGTGCGCCAGCAGGTCGATACGCTCAATGCGCGTTTCGATGGCTGGCTCTACGCGATCCCCGAGTACAAATTCGTCAATATGACGCACACGCTGGAAAGCGTACTCGAGGATCCGAGGTAG
- a CDS encoding dienelactone hydrolase family protein, with protein sequence MQRICQIVPQLLALALVFTLIPAHAEDSDYGERVAEEHADDTPSANIEADQETVHAETRDYATLDGEPVSGYLARPRTGSGPFPAVVLIHEWWGLNDNIRAMARRFADAGYVALAVDLYEGETAQRPKRARTLMDKAMARTDRLERNIEQAFYYLDVMPSTARIGSVGWCFGGGWSLRTALMFPEELDASVIYYGELETDADRLAPLDVPILGLFGSEDSVVPTETVREFGQVLTQLEKPHEIHVYEGAGHAFANPSGENYEPDTAARAWAETTAFLNRYLKGAADGSGASTSE encoded by the coding sequence ATGCAACGAATCTGCCAGATTGTCCCGCAGCTACTCGCGCTCGCGCTCGTATTCACGCTCATTCCCGCCCATGCCGAAGATTCCGACTACGGGGAGCGCGTCGCGGAAGAGCATGCGGACGACACCCCGAGCGCCAACATAGAGGCGGACCAGGAGACCGTGCACGCGGAAACGCGCGACTACGCGACCCTCGACGGCGAACCCGTCAGCGGTTATCTGGCGCGCCCGCGCACCGGCTCGGGCCCGTTCCCCGCCGTCGTACTGATCCATGAGTGGTGGGGACTGAATGACAATATCCGGGCGATGGCCCGTCGGTTCGCCGACGCCGGCTATGTGGCGCTGGCGGTGGATCTGTATGAAGGCGAAACGGCCCAGCGCCCGAAACGGGCCCGCACACTGATGGACAAGGCGATGGCCCGGACCGATCGGCTCGAACGCAATATCGAGCAGGCCTTCTACTACCTGGACGTCATGCCGTCGACGGCAAGGATCGGCAGTGTGGGCTGGTGCTTTGGCGGCGGCTGGTCCCTGCGCACGGCACTGATGTTCCCGGAGGAGCTGGATGCCAGCGTGATCTATTACGGTGAGCTCGAGACCGATGCCGACCGCCTCGCGCCGCTGGACGTGCCCATTCTGGGTCTCTTTGGCAGCGAAGACAGTGTCGTGCCGACGGAGACAGTGCGGGAATTCGGTCAGGTGCTCACGCAGCTGGAGAAACCCCACGAGATCCACGTTTACGAGGGCGCGGGCCACGCCTTCGCGAATCCGTCCGGCGAAAATTACGAGCCCGATACCGCGGCCCGTGCATGGGCGGAAACGACCGCGTTTCTGAATCGGTATCTGAAAGGCGCCGCGGACGGCTCGGGGGCATCGACGTCCGAGTAA
- a CDS encoding sensor domain-containing diguanylate cyclase produces MRTLSEIRSSGRILQVAASAVVILLALAAFAAPSHAAGNWLDATSIAALLACAGGLMAITIGAPRLSTALAIVAITGGMASLDGLYVPWIGGGPDAGDTAGLLTRVIAMATVLAGLAIGAAAWLRKPRRRAMTVVSVGAITVALGLAGLLHDLFPGAETSGPALWLTIWRALLLVVLGTAIILVGRPARRRARSRLTRWLFVPVALAVAAGALLLAQLVRIQEMGQLDARIETTMERIEDQLAARLASSVLGIDRMARSWTWTGQPERNDWKTDAWLFVDHYPEVRAVAWVDPETRVRWLAPLAGSHALQNNLLRDHGVMGAALERAREARGPAMSDPVELAIGGLGFIVAAPVPRGADFLGHIVGFYRFKPIMERIRGDVAPGYTISLANDAGTIFPARRLVERPDGGWWKEDRFKAYGAEWTIRIAPGQETRERYLTSLPGLTLAIGLALALLVGVAVYQAEVSRLSARRLGYAVERRARVEAELRRHQRTLEQRVEARTADLNAKQEELERSNAELERLATTDELTGVCNRRRFLEVAEHELRAARRYDRALSLIMFDLDHFKRINDRHGHQCGDRVLTAAAETAGAGLRETDCLARYGGEEFAVLLPESGPAEADAVAERMRDALARLTVECDGGELSLTASFGAAALMAADRDIDQLLERADRALYEAKSAGRNQVVHLDA; encoded by the coding sequence ATGCGCACACTCTCCGAAATCCGGTCCAGTGGCAGGATTCTGCAGGTCGCGGCTTCAGCAGTCGTGATCCTGCTCGCGCTGGCCGCGTTCGCGGCACCTTCGCACGCGGCTGGGAATTGGCTGGATGCCACCAGCATCGCCGCGCTGCTCGCTTGTGCCGGCGGCCTCATGGCGATCACCATCGGCGCGCCGCGGCTGTCGACCGCGCTTGCGATCGTCGCCATTACCGGCGGTATGGCCTCGCTCGATGGCCTGTATGTGCCGTGGATAGGCGGTGGTCCGGATGCCGGCGATACCGCCGGCCTGCTGACCCGGGTAATCGCCATGGCGACCGTGCTGGCGGGTCTTGCGATCGGTGCGGCCGCCTGGCTGCGCAAGCCGCGCCGGCGCGCAATGACCGTGGTTTCCGTGGGGGCGATCACGGTCGCCCTTGGCCTCGCGGGTCTCCTTCATGATCTGTTCCCCGGCGCCGAGACAAGCGGGCCGGCGCTGTGGCTCACGATCTGGCGTGCACTGCTGCTGGTCGTGCTGGGCACAGCCATTATCCTGGTCGGTCGGCCGGCGCGCCGCCGGGCCCGTAGCCGGCTTACGCGGTGGCTGTTCGTGCCAGTGGCCCTCGCGGTCGCCGCGGGTGCCCTGCTGCTTGCGCAGCTGGTCCGGATTCAGGAAATGGGTCAGCTCGACGCCCGCATCGAGACGACCATGGAGCGGATCGAAGACCAGCTCGCCGCCCGACTGGCATCCAGCGTACTGGGAATCGATCGAATGGCGCGCTCCTGGACGTGGACCGGGCAGCCGGAGCGCAATGACTGGAAGACGGACGCCTGGCTGTTCGTCGATCATTACCCCGAGGTGCGGGCCGTCGCCTGGGTAGACCCGGAGACACGTGTACGCTGGCTCGCGCCGCTGGCCGGCTCGCATGCGCTGCAGAATAACCTGCTCAGGGATCACGGCGTCATGGGCGCGGCGCTCGAGCGCGCGCGTGAGGCGCGTGGTCCGGCCATGAGCGACCCGGTGGAACTGGCGATCGGCGGACTCGGGTTCATCGTGGCGGCACCGGTTCCGCGCGGCGCGGATTTCCTCGGTCATATCGTCGGTTTCTACCGTTTCAAACCGATCATGGAGCGGATCCGGGGGGATGTAGCGCCGGGATATACGATCTCACTGGCGAACGATGCCGGGACGATCTTCCCCGCCCGGCGCTTGGTGGAGAGGCCGGATGGCGGCTGGTGGAAGGAAGATCGCTTCAAGGCCTATGGAGCCGAGTGGACGATCCGGATCGCGCCCGGTCAGGAGACGCGCGAACGCTACCTGACGTCTTTGCCCGGATTGACCCTGGCCATCGGTCTCGCGCTCGCGCTGCTCGTCGGGGTGGCCGTGTACCAGGCGGAGGTTTCCCGGCTGTCGGCACGGCGTCTCGGTTATGCGGTCGAGCGGCGGGCGCGGGTCGAAGCGGAACTGCGGCGTCATCAGCGCACACTCGAGCAGCGCGTGGAGGCCAGAACCGCGGATCTCAACGCGAAGCAGGAGGAACTCGAACGCAGCAACGCGGAGCTCGAACGACTGGCGACCACCGATGAACTGACGGGGGTCTGTAATCGGCGCCGTTTCCTCGAGGTCGCCGAGCATGAGCTGCGCGCCGCACGGCGCTACGACCGGGCCTTGTCGCTGATCATGTTCGATCTGGATCATTTCAAACGGATCAATGACCGCCATGGGCACCAGTGCGGCGACCGGGTGCTGACGGCGGCCGCGGAAACGGCGGGTGCGGGGCTGCGGGAAACGGACTGCCTGGCCCGCTACGGTGGCGAAGAATTCGCGGTGCTGTTGCCGGAAAGCGGGCCAGCGGAGGCCGACGCGGTCGCCGAGCGTATGCGCGACGCGCTTGCGCGGCTGACGGTGGAGTGCGATGGGGGCGAGTTGTCCCTGACAGCGAGCTTCGGCGCCGCGGCTCTGATGGCGGCGGACCGGGATATCGACCAGCTCCTCGAACGCGCGGATCGCGCCCTCTACGAGGCCAAAAGCGCGGGCCGGAATCAGGTCGTCCATCTGGATGCATGA
- a CDS encoding glucosaminidase domain-containing protein: MNTNETGRRGLVAFLRDHRPIVVVSMVAGLLIVFAVAGPLLVAPPGPGVRNVADLPKAEEEQPEEKQAEREQKLPAKKQNFFDFLRPVIRAENNRVREQRERLRGLLETLKAEGSLSSGERKWLARMAERYRVKADEPLARARALWARIDIIPVSLALSQAALESAWGQSRFAREANNLFGEWCFEPGCGVVPERRPAGKTYEVEAFDGVGGSVRSYIHNLNSHPAYAPLREIRARARAAGEMPSGYEMAAGLVNYAAIGEKYVGHIRSVIEANGLRRQPDQQSG; the protein is encoded by the coding sequence ATGAATACGAATGAAACCGGCAGGCGCGGCCTCGTCGCGTTCCTGCGTGATCACAGGCCGATCGTGGTCGTGAGTATGGTCGCTGGGCTCCTCATCGTTTTTGCGGTAGCCGGTCCGCTGCTGGTGGCACCACCCGGACCCGGTGTGCGCAATGTCGCCGATCTTCCGAAAGCGGAGGAAGAGCAGCCCGAGGAAAAACAGGCGGAGAGAGAGCAGAAACTCCCGGCCAAGAAACAGAACTTCTTCGATTTCCTCCGCCCGGTGATTCGCGCTGAGAACAATCGGGTACGCGAGCAGCGCGAGCGCCTGCGCGGACTGCTTGAGACCCTGAAAGCGGAGGGGTCGCTGTCCTCGGGCGAGCGCAAGTGGCTTGCGCGCATGGCGGAACGTTATCGTGTCAAGGCCGATGAGCCGCTGGCGCGCGCGCGTGCCCTGTGGGCGCGCATCGATATCATTCCGGTCTCGCTGGCCCTCTCACAGGCCGCCCTCGAATCCGCGTGGGGTCAGTCGCGATTCGCCCGCGAGGCCAACAATCTGTTCGGGGAGTGGTGCTTTGAGCCGGGTTGCGGCGTGGTCCCGGAGCGACGGCCCGCGGGGAAAACCTACGAGGTCGAGGCGTTTGATGGTGTCGGTGGCTCAGTACGCAGTTATATCCACAACCTCAACTCCCATCCCGCCTACGCGCCACTGCGCGAAATCCGGGCCCGGGCGCGGGCCGCGGGCGAGATGCCGAGTGGCTATGAGATGGCGGCCGGGCTGGTGAATTACGCCGCGATAGGAGAGAAGTATGTCGGCCACATCCGCAGCGTCATCGAGGCCAACGGGCTTCGTCGGCAGCCGGACCAGCAGTCGGGGTAA
- a CDS encoding polysaccharide deacetylase family protein, whose protein sequence is MSATSAASSRPTGFVGSRTSSRGKVRAGCLALASMAAFFSSFASAASGVVLEYHHVANDTPPSTSVTPAKFEAHMDHLADNDFSIWPLPKLVETLREGGDVPERTVALTFDDAYASVYDEVFPRLQDRGWPFTVFVSTGSIDKGIDAYTSWDELRQMEAAGVTIANHSVDHAHMVAQGDRDRREWLEDARANIVDAQARLNEELESPARLFAWPFGEFSPPLQRLLADLDYVGFGQQSGAVGPDSDFTALPRFPLATGFDSLDSFALKVRSRPLPVAEAEPASGVLGPDAERPVLNLTLEEGPYRPETVRCYIGGGPAETEIDESMPATLRVRPTEALGTGRTKINCTAPATDGDQWFWYSYVWMKPNPDGTWYSD, encoded by the coding sequence ATGTCGGCCACATCCGCAGCGTCATCGAGGCCAACGGGCTTCGTCGGCAGCCGGACCAGCAGTCGGGGTAAAGTGCGCGCCGGCTGTCTGGCGCTCGCCTCCATGGCGGCGTTTTTCTCCTCGTTCGCGTCCGCGGCGAGTGGGGTCGTGCTCGAATACCATCACGTGGCGAACGATACGCCGCCATCGACCAGCGTGACGCCGGCGAAATTCGAGGCGCACATGGATCACCTCGCGGACAACGATTTCAGTATCTGGCCGCTGCCAAAACTCGTCGAGACCCTTCGCGAGGGCGGTGACGTCCCCGAACGGACCGTCGCGCTCACGTTCGATGATGCGTACGCCTCGGTCTACGATGAGGTCTTCCCGCGGCTTCAGGATCGCGGCTGGCCGTTCACCGTGTTTGTCTCGACCGGGTCGATCGACAAAGGGATCGATGCGTACACGAGTTGGGACGAATTGCGGCAAATGGAAGCGGCCGGCGTCACCATCGCCAATCACAGCGTCGATCATGCCCACATGGTGGCGCAGGGCGATCGCGATCGCCGGGAGTGGCTTGAGGACGCGCGGGCGAATATCGTCGATGCCCAGGCGCGTCTCAATGAGGAACTGGAGTCCCCTGCGCGCCTTTTCGCCTGGCCATTCGGGGAGTTCTCGCCGCCGCTGCAGCGGCTGCTCGCGGATCTCGATTACGTCGGCTTCGGACAGCAGTCCGGCGCCGTCGGGCCGGACAGCGATTTCACCGCGTTACCCCGGTTCCCGCTTGCGACCGGCTTCGATTCGCTGGACAGCTTTGCCCTCAAGGTCCGCTCGCGGCCCCTGCCCGTGGCGGAGGCGGAGCCCGCCAGTGGCGTGCTGGGCCCCGATGCCGAGCGCCCGGTCCTGAATCTGACACTGGAGGAGGGGCCGTACCGTCCGGAAACGGTACGCTGCTACATCGGGGGCGGGCCCGCCGAGACCGAAATCGACGAGAGTATGCCGGCAACACTGCGCGTGCGACCCACGGAGGCGCTGGGGACGGGCCGAACCAAGATCAATTGCACGGCACCGGCGACCGATGGTGATCAATGGTTCTGGTACAGCTACGTATGGATGAAACCCAATCCCGACGGTACCTGGTACAGTGACTGA
- a CDS encoding DUF502 domain-containing protein: MTDLAGHPSDGLWQRLWRTFLSGLATVLPVGITLYLVWWLLQQAESLFGGLVRVVLPDGWYFPGLGILVAIGVVLLVGAFLNAWLFARLVDLGEAILSRIPLVKTVYTGLRDILGFLSRSGGESDLKQVVSVEIQPEVHVIGFVTDNDVGQGLPELARDADDPLVSVYMPMGYQVGGYTLYLPESRLQPLDLSIEQAMRVVLTAGVNRPHSTGGDGNRG, translated from the coding sequence GTGACTGACTTGGCCGGGCACCCAAGTGACGGGCTCTGGCAGCGCCTGTGGCGCACGTTCCTCTCCGGTCTGGCGACCGTCCTGCCGGTCGGTATCACGCTCTATCTGGTCTGGTGGCTGCTGCAGCAGGCCGAGTCGCTGTTTGGCGGGCTGGTGCGAGTCGTGTTGCCCGACGGCTGGTACTTTCCGGGCCTGGGAATCCTGGTCGCGATCGGGGTCGTTCTGCTGGTCGGGGCCTTTCTGAACGCATGGCTGTTCGCCCGTCTGGTCGATCTGGGCGAAGCGATACTGAGCCGGATTCCCCTGGTCAAAACCGTATATACCGGACTGCGCGATATTCTCGGATTCCTCTCGCGCTCGGGCGGGGAGTCGGATCTCAAGCAGGTGGTTTCGGTCGAGATCCAGCCCGAGGTCCACGTGATCGGCTTCGTGACCGATAACGACGTCGGTCAGGGGCTGCCTGAACTCGCGCGCGATGCCGACGATCCGCTGGTTTCCGTTTACATGCCGATGGGGTACCAGGTAGGGGGGTATACCCTCTACCTGCCCGAGAGCCGGCTGCAGCCGCTCGATCTTTCGATCGAGCAGGCCATGCGGGTGGTACTCACGGCGGGCGTCAATCGCCCGCACTCCACGGGCGGTGACGGTAACCGGGGATAG
- a CDS encoding NADP-dependent malic enzyme, whose amino-acid sequence MTDHEENREEFDKQALIYHRMDPPGKLGVVATKPLANQRDLSLAYSPGVAAACRAIVDDPLEASTVTARANLVGVITNGSAVLGLGNIGALAAKPVMEGKAVLFKAFSNIDVFDIEVDQPDVDRFCDAVAALEPTFGGINLEDIKAPECFEIERRLGERMNIPVFHDDQHGTAICVAAATLNAMEVVGKKVEDLHIVCSGAGAAALACLDMLCSVGARKDHITVTDAKGVVRTDREDSMDQYKARYARETDAETLGEIIDGADLFLGLSAPGVLTAEMVKRMAANPLIFALANPVPEIWPEEAKAARDDVIMGTGRSDYPNQINNVLCFPFIFRGALDCGATEINDAMKVACAEAIAALAQKEATEAVASAYEDQSLTFGRDFLIPKPFDPRLILEIAPAVARAAMETGVAARPIQDFEAYNNRLQAFVYRSTMVMKPVFEKARQSPKRVVFADGEQERVLRAIQVVVDEQLGVPIVIGRREVVRRRINRLDLRLEMDTDFELCDPEDDPRYREYWTLYHQCMARKGVSPDTARTIVRTNNTVIAALMVKRGEADGMICGHTGIYQDHLRDVDDILGRRPRVSHLSGLTMLIMPKGTLFLADTHISPEPDPDALAEMAVLAARQMRRFGIEPKVAMLSHSNFGTSNAESAQRVRDAVALLRRDHPDLEIEGEMQGDAALDEQIRERLFPDAELKGAANLLIMPSLDAANIAYNLLKQTTDALSVGPILLGCDRPAHIVTPSVTARGIVNMTAIAVTDAQLQQEGPGIT is encoded by the coding sequence ATGACCGATCACGAAGAGAATCGCGAAGAATTCGACAAGCAGGCGCTGATTTATCACCGGATGGATCCGCCCGGGAAACTGGGTGTCGTCGCGACCAAACCGCTGGCCAACCAGCGCGACCTGAGTCTCGCCTACTCTCCCGGCGTCGCCGCGGCGTGCCGTGCCATCGTGGACGACCCGCTGGAAGCCTCCACCGTGACCGCGCGAGCGAACCTGGTCGGGGTCATCACCAACGGTTCCGCCGTCCTGGGCCTCGGCAATATCGGCGCACTCGCCGCGAAGCCCGTCATGGAGGGCAAGGCGGTTCTGTTCAAGGCATTCTCCAACATCGACGTGTTCGATATAGAGGTCGACCAGCCCGATGTCGACCGCTTCTGCGATGCAGTCGCCGCGCTCGAGCCAACCTTCGGCGGCATCAACCTGGAAGATATCAAAGCCCCCGAGTGCTTCGAGATCGAGCGCCGCCTCGGCGAGCGTATGAACATCCCGGTCTTTCACGACGACCAGCATGGCACGGCAATCTGCGTGGCCGCCGCGACGCTTAACGCGATGGAAGTGGTCGGCAAGAAAGTCGAGGATCTGCACATCGTCTGCTCGGGCGCCGGCGCCGCCGCGCTCGCCTGTCTCGATATGCTCTGCTCCGTCGGCGCACGCAAGGACCACATCACCGTAACCGACGCGAAGGGTGTCGTGCGGACCGACCGTGAAGACAGCATGGACCAGTACAAGGCTCGCTATGCCCGCGAGACCGATGCGGAAACGCTGGGCGAGATCATCGACGGAGCGGATCTCTTCCTCGGACTCTCGGCCCCGGGCGTTCTGACCGCTGAAATGGTCAAGCGCATGGCCGCGAACCCGCTGATTTTCGCGCTGGCGAATCCAGTACCCGAAATCTGGCCCGAAGAAGCGAAGGCGGCGCGCGATGACGTGATCATGGGGACGGGCCGCTCCGATTACCCGAACCAGATCAACAACGTGTTGTGTTTCCCGTTCATCTTCCGGGGCGCACTCGACTGCGGCGCCACCGAGATCAACGACGCGATGAAGGTCGCCTGCGCCGAAGCGATCGCCGCGCTCGCGCAGAAAGAGGCGACAGAGGCGGTCGCAAGCGCTTATGAAGATCAATCGCTTACGTTTGGCCGCGATTTCCTGATCCCGAAACCGTTCGACCCGCGCCTGATTCTGGAGATCGCGCCCGCGGTGGCGCGGGCCGCCATGGAAACGGGTGTCGCGGCCCGCCCGATCCAGGATTTCGAGGCCTACAACAACCGTCTGCAGGCATTTGTCTATCGGTCGACGATGGTCATGAAGCCCGTGTTCGAGAAGGCCCGCCAGTCACCCAAGCGCGTGGTCTTCGCCGACGGAGAGCAGGAACGGGTGCTCCGCGCCATCCAGGTCGTGGTCGACGAGCAACTGGGCGTACCGATCGTCATCGGGCGTCGGGAAGTCGTGCGGCGGCGCATCAACCGACTGGATCTGCGCCTCGAAATGGACACCGATTTCGAGCTTTGCGATCCGGAGGACGATCCGCGTTACCGCGAGTACTGGACCCTCTATCACCAGTGCATGGCGCGCAAGGGTGTGTCGCCCGACACCGCCCGTACGATCGTGCGAACCAATAACACGGTCATCGCGGCATTGATGGTCAAGCGCGGCGAGGCGGACGGAATGATCTGCGGCCACACCGGCATTTACCAGGATCACCTGCGCGACGTCGACGACATCCTTGGCCGGCGCCCGCGGGTCAGTCACCTGTCGGGCCTGACGATGCTCATCATGCCGAAAGGTACCCTGTTCCTCGCGGATACACACATCTCGCCGGAACCGGACCCCGACGCGCTTGCCGAAATGGCCGTCCTGGCCGCCCGGCAGATGCGACGGTTCGGCATCGAGCCGAAGGTGGCGATGCTGTCCCATTCAAACTTCGGGACCTCGAACGCGGAATCGGCCCAGCGGGTACGCGACGCGGTCGCCCTCCTGCGCCGGGATCACCCGGATCTCGAGATCGAGGGGGAGATGCAGGGCGACGCGGCCCTGGACGAGCAGATCCGCGAGCGTCTTTTCCCGGACGCGGAACTCAAGGGCGCGGCGAACCTGCTGATCATGCCGTCGCTGGATGCGGCAAACATCGCCTACAACCTGCTGAAGCAGACCACCGATGCCCTTTCTGTCGGCCCGATACTGCTCGGCTGTGACCGGCCGGCCCACATCGTGACGCCATCCGTTACCGCGCGCGGGATCGTCAACATGACCGCCATCGCCGTCACGGACGCTCAGCTTCAGCAGGAAGGGCCGGGCATTACCTGA
- a CDS encoding glutaredoxin — MKYVSVDDADAPADIAEFLRSARVVIFRSNLTDTRSLIAHLEREGIGYREITMGMGSGVERDRFHRLRDWTDWPLLPQVFVDGAFVGGAEEALESITDAR; from the coding sequence ATGAAATACGTATCCGTCGACGACGCGGACGCACCCGCCGACATCGCGGAGTTCCTCCGCTCGGCCCGGGTCGTCATCTTCCGCAGCAATCTGACCGACACCCGCAGCCTGATCGCGCACCTCGAGCGCGAAGGTATCGGCTATCGGGAGATCACGATGGGCATGGGCTCGGGCGTCGAGCGCGACCGTTTCCACCGGTTGCGTGACTGGACCGACTGGCCACTGTTGCCCCAGGTCTTCGTCGACGGCGCATTCGTTGGCGGCGCCGAGGAAGCACTCGAATCGATTACCGACGCCCGCTGA
- a CDS encoding cryptochrome/photolyase family protein, whose amino-acid sequence MSTAIVWFRRDLRLADQPALAAAVERHEQVIPLYIHAPEEDGAWAPGDAQCWWLHHSLKALADSLDAAGAPLTIRRGPSGQALAELIDETDAEAVYWNRLYEPLAIERDRRIKSWLRDERGVHAESFNAALLYEPWQIETGQGQPYRVFTPFWKRISGYGLPDAVLAAPAGIPGRPHAPASEPIAALDLKPTIPWDQGLEATWQPGEAGALARLDHFCSDLVGGYREDRDRPALDGTSALSPHLHFGELGPRQIVRALRQCGQAETDSAGVFLSELGWRDFAHHLLFHFPQTPERPLNERFEAFPWRDPDGEAAQDLAAWQAGQTGVPLVDAGMRQLWHCGWMHNRIRMVVASFLTKNLRLNWLQGARWFWDTLVDADLASNTLGWQWAGGCGADAAPYFRIFNPVRQGERFDPDGAYVRTWVPEISALPDRHIHAPWQAPANALEAAGITPGLHYPRPLVDLKASRQAALAAFETIKGIA is encoded by the coding sequence ATGTCGACCGCAATCGTCTGGTTTCGCCGCGACCTGCGCCTGGCCGACCAGCCTGCGCTGGCAGCGGCAGTCGAGCGCCACGAGCAGGTGATCCCGCTGTACATCCACGCGCCGGAAGAAGATGGCGCGTGGGCACCCGGCGATGCCCAGTGCTGGTGGCTGCATCATTCGCTGAAGGCGCTGGCCGACAGCCTCGATGCCGCCGGCGCGCCGCTCACCATCCGCCGTGGGCCGTCCGGGCAGGCGCTGGCCGAGCTGATCGACGAGACCGACGCCGAGGCCGTCTACTGGAACCGGCTCTACGAGCCCCTGGCGATCGAGCGCGACCGCCGGATCAAGTCGTGGCTGCGAGACGAACGGGGCGTGCACGCGGAGAGCTTCAACGCCGCCCTGCTCTACGAACCCTGGCAGATCGAGACCGGACAGGGGCAGCCCTACCGCGTATTCACGCCGTTCTGGAAACGCATATCGGGCTATGGCCTGCCGGATGCCGTCCTGGCGGCGCCGGCGGGCATTCCGGGGCGGCCTCACGCACCGGCTTCCGAACCGATCGCCGCCCTCGATCTAAAGCCAACCATTCCCTGGGATCAGGGGCTCGAGGCCACCTGGCAACCGGGTGAGGCCGGCGCGCTCGCCCGGCTCGACCACTTCTGCAGCGACCTCGTGGGCGGCTATCGAGAGGACCGGGATCGTCCCGCGCTGGACGGGACCTCGGCGCTTTCCCCGCATCTCCATTTCGGTGAGCTCGGCCCGCGCCAGATCGTCCGGGCGCTGCGCCAGTGCGGACAGGCGGAGACCGACTCCGCCGGGGTATTCCTGAGCGAGCTCGGCTGGCGCGACTTCGCCCATCACCTGCTGTTTCATTTCCCACAGACACCGGAACGCCCGCTCAACGAACGCTTCGAGGCGTTTCCATGGCGCGACCCCGACGGCGAGGCCGCCCAGGACCTTGCCGCGTGGCAGGCCGGGCAGACGGGTGTGCCACTGGTCGATGCCGGCATGCGGCAGCTCTGGCACTGCGGCTGGATGCACAACCGCATCCGCATGGTCGTCGCCTCATTCCTGACCAAAAACCTGCGCCTCAACTGGCTGCAGGGCGCCCGCTGGTTCTGGGATACGCTGGTCGACGCGGACCTCGCCAGCAACACGCTCGGCTGGCAATGGGCCGGCGGCTGCGGTGCCGATGCGGCCCCGTATTTCCGGATCTTCAACCCGGTCCGCCAGGGCGAGCGCTTCGATCCCGATGGCGCATACGTACGGACCTGGGTACCGGAGATCTCCGCGCTGCCGGACCGGCACATCCATGCGCCATGGCAGGCGCCGGCAAACGCACTCGAAGCCGCCGGGATCACGCCTGGCCTCCATTACCCGCGGCCGCTCGTCGATCTCAAGGCGAGCCGCCAGGCGGCGCTCGCGGCCTTCGAGACCATCAAGGGGATCGCATGA